From Streptomyces griseorubiginosus, one genomic window encodes:
- a CDS encoding NADAR family protein has product MGKITGKTDSQDALVKQVRAGAHIKYLHFWGHRPRPDGRVGASCLSQWWPSPFVVDGVTYATAEHWMMAAKARLFEDQEAERLVLAAGHPSQAKKAGRLVRGFDERIWQRERFGIVVEGSVHKFAAHDDLREFLLNTGERVLVEASPVDRVWGIGLAADDEAAGDPERWRGPNLLGFALMAARERLRDL; this is encoded by the coding sequence ATGGGGAAGATCACGGGGAAGACCGATTCACAGGACGCCCTGGTCAAGCAGGTCCGAGCAGGCGCCCACATCAAGTATCTGCACTTCTGGGGACACCGCCCGCGTCCGGACGGCCGCGTCGGCGCGAGCTGTCTGAGCCAGTGGTGGCCGTCACCGTTCGTGGTGGACGGAGTGACCTATGCGACCGCCGAGCACTGGATGATGGCGGCGAAGGCGCGGCTTTTCGAAGATCAGGAAGCCGAGCGCCTAGTGCTGGCCGCCGGCCACCCGTCCCAGGCCAAGAAGGCGGGCCGCCTGGTGCGCGGCTTCGACGAGCGGATCTGGCAGCGGGAGCGCTTCGGGATCGTCGTCGAGGGCAGCGTGCACAAGTTCGCGGCCCACGACGACCTGCGTGAGTTCCTGCTGAACACCGGCGAGCGGGTGCTGGTGGAGGCGAGTCCGGTGGACCGGGTGTGGGGCATCGGCCTCGCCGCGGACGACGAGGCGGCCGGCGACCCGGAGCGCTGGCGAGGCCCGAACCTCCTGGGCTTCGCGTTGATGGCGGCCCGGGAGCGGCTCAGAGACCTCTGA
- a CDS encoding adenosine deaminase, with protein MTTTPNPAPTPLHHAFIAELPKAELHVHHVGSASPRIVSELAARHPDSKVPTDPEALVDYFTFTDFAHFIDVYLSVVDLIRTPEDVRLLTFEVARDLARQQVRYAELTITPFSSTRRGIDERAFMEAIEDARKAAESEFGTVLRWCFDIPGEAGLEAAEETTRLATDDRLRPEGLVSFGLGGPEIGVPRPQFKPYFDQAIAAGLHSVPHAGETTGPETVWDALTHLRAERIGHGTHSFQDPKLLAHLAEHRIPLEVCPTSNIATRAVRTLDEHPIKEFVRAGIVVTINSDDPPMFGTDLNTEYAVAARLLDLDERGLAELAKAAVDASFLDGPGKSRIKDEIDAYTTAWLAP; from the coding sequence ATGACGACGACACCCAACCCCGCCCCCACCCCCCTCCACCACGCCTTCATCGCCGAACTGCCGAAGGCCGAACTCCACGTCCACCACGTCGGCTCCGCCTCCCCCCGCATCGTCTCCGAACTCGCCGCCCGCCACCCCGACTCCAAGGTCCCCACCGACCCCGAAGCCCTCGTCGACTACTTCACCTTCACGGACTTCGCCCACTTCATCGACGTCTACCTCAGCGTCGTGGACCTGATCCGCACCCCCGAGGACGTCCGGCTCCTGACCTTCGAGGTCGCCAGGGACCTCGCCCGCCAGCAGGTCCGCTACGCCGAGCTCACCATCACGCCGTTCTCCTCCACCCGCCGCGGCATCGACGAGCGCGCCTTCATGGAGGCGATCGAGGACGCCCGCAAGGCGGCGGAGTCCGAGTTCGGCACGGTGCTGCGCTGGTGCTTCGACATCCCCGGCGAGGCCGGCCTGGAGGCCGCAGAGGAGACGACACGGCTCGCCACCGACGACCGCCTCCGCCCGGAGGGCCTCGTCAGCTTCGGCCTCGGCGGCCCCGAGATCGGCGTACCCCGCCCCCAGTTCAAGCCGTACTTCGACCAGGCCATCGCCGCCGGCCTGCACTCCGTCCCGCACGCCGGCGAGACGACCGGCCCGGAGACCGTGTGGGACGCCCTCACCCACCTCCGCGCCGAGCGCATCGGCCACGGCACGCACTCCTTCCAGGACCCGAAGCTCCTCGCGCACCTCGCCGAGCACCGCATCCCGCTGGAGGTGTGCCCCACCTCCAACATCGCCACCCGGGCCGTCCGCACCCTCGACGAGCACCCGATCAAGGAGTTCGTGCGCGCCGGGATCGTCGTCACGATCAACTCCGACGACCCCCCGATGTTCGGCACCGACCTGAACACCGAGTACGCGGTGGCGGCGAGGCTCCTGGACCTCGACGAACGCGGTCTGGCGGAGCTGGCGAAGGCGGCCGTGGACGCGTCCTTCCTGGACGGACCCGGCAAGTCCAGGATCAAGGACGAGATCGACGCCTACACCACCGCCTGGCTCGCC
- a CDS encoding DUF4190 domain-containing protein encodes MTDGTQSGGEAGRDPWAAPESGPSLEKSSPPPSVHDQATVTSVPSDGYGFPPPAPAPGPTPGYGYPAPEQGVPGPGPGPGIPGGPGFVPPPPIAPGGPGAPAGYGYPGYPQAPQGYGWAPPMPPQNGMGVAAMVLGIISCVMFCLYGVLSLVLGIIAIVLGVKGRKKAARGEATNHGQAQAGFIMGIIGTILGLAVIVFMAIVITAAVTSDDEPDYYDGSLHAVQVAQQY; translated from the coding sequence ATGACGGACGGAACGCAGTCGGGTGGGGAGGCCGGGCGGGATCCCTGGGCGGCGCCGGAGAGTGGGCCGTCGTTGGAGAAGAGTTCGCCGCCGCCGTCCGTGCATGATCAGGCCACCGTGACGTCGGTGCCCAGTGACGGGTACGGCTTTCCGCCTCCCGCACCCGCGCCCGGCCCCACTCCCGGTTACGGCTACCCCGCCCCGGAGCAGGGCGTCCCCGGCCCTGGCCCCGGTCCCGGCATACCCGGTGGGCCCGGCTTCGTGCCGCCGCCTCCCATCGCGCCCGGTGGGCCCGGCGCCCCGGCCGGATACGGGTACCCCGGCTATCCCCAGGCCCCGCAGGGATACGGCTGGGCCCCGCCGATGCCCCCGCAGAACGGCATGGGCGTCGCCGCGATGGTGCTGGGCATCATCTCCTGCGTCATGTTCTGCCTGTACGGCGTGCTCTCCCTGGTGCTCGGCATCATCGCCATCGTCCTCGGCGTCAAGGGGCGCAAGAAGGCCGCGCGGGGCGAGGCCACGAACCACGGTCAGGCGCAGGCCGGCTTCATCATGGGCATCATCGGGACGATCCTCGGCCTCGCCGTCATCGTCTTCATGGCCATCGTCATCACGGCCGCGGTCACCTCCGACGACGAGCCCGACTACTACGACGGCTCCCTGCACGCCGTCCAGGTGGCACAGCAGTACTGA
- a CDS encoding gamma-aminobutyraldehyde dehydrogenase yields MHNPGSSTPDRFAAQERFADGAQFIGGRLTKGTSGRTHAVVDPASGEEVLTYELAGAADVDAAVAAARKAFPGWAGATPGERSDALHRFATVLADRAEDFARAESLQCGKPLKLTREFDVPGTIDNTSFFAGAARHLQGQSAGEYSGDHTSYVRREPIGVVGSIAPWNYPLQMAAWKILPAIAAGNTIVLKPAEITPLTSLLFAQAATDAGIPDGVVNIVTGTGQEAGERLVGHPDVAMTSFTGSTAVGKRVAEIATATVKRLHLELGGKAPFLVFDDADLEAAVHGAVAGALINTGQDCTAATRAYVQRPLYEAFVERTAALMETVRLGDPFAPGTDLGPLISHVQRDRVAGFVDRARAYARVVTGGEAPGEELAKGAYYKPTLVADAAQDSEIVQSEIFGPVLVVLPFDSDDEGIRLANDTPYGLAASAWSRDVYRANRATREIKAGCVWVNDHIPIISEMPHGGYRASGFGKDMSSYSFEEYTQIKHVMFDNTAIARKDWHRTIFGDR; encoded by the coding sequence ATGCACAACCCGGGCAGTTCCACCCCGGACCGGTTCGCGGCCCAGGAGCGGTTCGCCGACGGCGCGCAGTTCATCGGAGGGCGTCTCACCAAGGGGACCTCCGGGCGGACGCACGCCGTCGTGGACCCCGCGAGCGGGGAGGAGGTCCTCACCTACGAGCTGGCGGGCGCGGCGGACGTGGATGCCGCCGTTGCCGCGGCACGGAAGGCCTTTCCCGGCTGGGCGGGCGCCACTCCCGGTGAGCGGTCCGACGCCCTGCACCGGTTCGCCACCGTGCTCGCCGACCGCGCCGAGGACTTCGCCCGCGCGGAGTCCCTCCAGTGCGGGAAGCCACTGAAGCTGACCCGGGAGTTCGACGTTCCGGGGACCATCGACAACACGTCCTTCTTCGCGGGTGCGGCCCGTCATCTTCAGGGGCAGTCCGCCGGGGAGTACTCCGGGGATCACACGTCCTACGTGCGGCGGGAACCCATCGGGGTCGTCGGGTCCATCGCGCCCTGGAACTATCCGCTCCAGATGGCCGCCTGGAAGATCCTTCCGGCGATCGCCGCAGGCAACACCATCGTGCTGAAGCCTGCTGAGATCACGCCTCTGACCTCGCTGCTCTTCGCCCAGGCGGCCACCGATGCCGGGATCCCGGACGGGGTCGTCAACATCGTCACCGGGACCGGGCAGGAGGCCGGGGAGCGGCTGGTCGGGCATCCCGATGTGGCCATGACCTCCTTCACCGGGTCCACGGCCGTCGGCAAGCGGGTCGCCGAGATCGCCACCGCCACCGTCAAGCGGCTCCACCTGGAGCTCGGCGGCAAGGCTCCCTTCCTTGTCTTCGACGACGCCGACCTGGAGGCCGCCGTCCACGGAGCCGTGGCCGGTGCGCTCATCAACACCGGGCAGGACTGCACGGCCGCCACACGCGCGTACGTGCAGCGGCCGCTGTACGAGGCGTTCGTGGAGCGCACCGCCGCGCTGATGGAGACCGTTCGACTCGGCGACCCCTTCGCTCCCGGCACCGACCTCGGGCCGCTGATCTCGCACGTCCAGCGGGACCGGGTCGCCGGGTTCGTCGACCGTGCGCGTGCCTACGCGCGCGTGGTGACGGGCGGGGAGGCGCCGGGCGAAGAGCTCGCCAAGGGGGCGTACTACAAGCCCACGCTCGTCGCCGACGCCGCCCAGGACAGCGAGATCGTCCAGTCCGAGATCTTCGGGCCCGTCCTCGTCGTGCTGCCGTTCGACAGCGACGACGAGGGCATCCGGCTCGCCAACGACACCCCCTACGGGCTCGCCGCCTCCGCCTGGAGCCGGGACGTCTACCGGGCGAACCGCGCCACTCGGGAGATCAAGGCCGGGTGCGTGTGGGTCAACGACCACATCCCGATCATCAGCGAGATGCCCCACGGCGGGTACCGGGCGTCCGGCTTCGGCAAGGACATGTCCTCGTACTCGTTCGAGGAGTACACGCAGATCAAGCACGTCATGTTCGACAACACCGCGATCGCCAGGAAGGACTGGCACCGCACGATCTTCGGGGACCGATAG
- a CDS encoding spermidine/putrescine ABC transporter substrate-binding protein, translated as MEQYEPDRLSPAQVAAMRRSFRSGRAAMTRRSLLRASAGGALAVGGLGTLSACGIPAAGTTQGGVSADDHSAEEKVVNFSNWTEYIDVDESEKHHPTLDQFKKQTGISVKYTEDINDNVEFFGKIKPQLAAGQDTGRDIIVLTDWLAARLIRLGWVQKLDASNLPHAYANLSQQFRDPDWDPGRAYSYVWQGISTVIAYNKKALDGQEVKSISDLLDNPKLKGRVGFLSEMRDSIGMTLLDMGKDPAKFTADDYDAAIARLQKAVDKGQIRRFTGNDYTSDLTSGDFAACVAWAGDVVQLKADSPDIDFIIPDSGYMTSTDNMLIPNKARHKTNAERLIDFYYQPKPAAELAAYINYVSPVDGVKPELEKLDPDAANNPLIIPDKAMAAKSHAFRSLSAKEETTFEEKFAKLTGA; from the coding sequence ATGGAGCAGTACGAGCCCGACCGCCTGTCACCGGCCCAAGTGGCCGCCATGCGGCGCAGTTTCCGAAGCGGCCGGGCCGCCATGACCCGGCGGTCCCTGTTGCGCGCCTCCGCGGGCGGCGCGCTCGCGGTCGGCGGCCTCGGCACGCTGAGCGCCTGCGGCATCCCCGCGGCCGGCACCACCCAGGGCGGCGTCTCCGCCGACGACCACTCGGCCGAGGAGAAGGTCGTCAACTTCTCCAACTGGACCGAGTACATCGACGTGGACGAGAGCGAGAAGCACCACCCCACGCTCGACCAGTTCAAGAAGCAGACCGGCATCTCGGTCAAGTACACCGAGGACATCAACGACAACGTCGAGTTCTTCGGCAAGATCAAGCCGCAGCTCGCGGCCGGGCAGGACACCGGGCGCGACATCATCGTCCTCACGGACTGGCTCGCGGCCCGTCTCATCCGCCTCGGGTGGGTCCAGAAACTGGACGCGTCCAACCTGCCGCACGCCTACGCCAACCTCTCCCAGCAGTTCCGTGATCCCGACTGGGACCCGGGGCGGGCGTACTCCTATGTGTGGCAGGGCATCTCGACCGTCATCGCCTACAACAAGAAGGCCCTTGACGGCCAGGAGGTGAAGTCGATCTCCGACCTGCTCGACAACCCCAAGCTCAAGGGGCGCGTCGGCTTCCTGTCGGAGATGCGCGACAGCATCGGCATGACACTGCTCGACATGGGCAAGGACCCCGCGAAGTTCACCGCGGACGACTACGACGCGGCGATCGCCCGCCTCCAGAAGGCCGTCGACAAGGGCCAGATCCGCCGCTTCACCGGCAACGACTACACCTCGGACCTGACCAGCGGCGACTTCGCGGCCTGTGTCGCCTGGGCCGGGGACGTCGTCCAGCTGAAGGCCGACAGCCCCGACATCGACTTCATCATCCCGGACAGCGGATACATGACGTCGACCGACAACATGCTGATCCCCAACAAGGCCCGTCACAAGACGAACGCCGAGCGGCTCATCGACTTCTACTACCAGCCGAAGCCCGCCGCCGAGCTCGCCGCGTACATCAACTACGTGTCGCCCGTCGACGGTGTGAAGCCCGAGCTGGAGAAGCTCGACCCGGATGCGGCGAACAACCCGCTGATCATCCCCGACAAGGCCATGGCCGCGAAGTCCCACGCCTTCCGCTCGCTGAGCGCGAAGGAAGAGACGACCTTTGAAGAGAAGTTCGCGAAGCTGACTGGGGCGTGA